One part of the Pristis pectinata isolate sPriPec2 chromosome 17, sPriPec2.1.pri, whole genome shotgun sequence genome encodes these proteins:
- the LOC127579179 gene encoding immunoglobulin lambda-1 light chain-like, with amino-acid sequence MGEWILGLVALVFCFHNIFAEMVLTQSPSVSTTAGQTVKITCTMSGDSIGNYYVSWYWQKPASAPVYVWHGSYGIGPGIPNRFLGSVDSSSNRLLLTITNVQLEDAADYYCAVDKNYIFTFGKGTKLNLSSRRAPVVSVLQPPTEEIRRKGTATLVCLVSGFNPGAVNIEWTVDGSTRKNGVVTSRVHQETDNTFSASSYLTLPVSVWKSHERYSCVVEHETQATPFKANIARSSCM; translated from the exons ATGGGTGAATGGATTCTTGGTCTTGTCGCGCTGGTGTTCTGTTTCCACA ATATATTCGCAGAGATGGTTTTGACTCAGTCCCCGTCTGTCTCAACTACTGCGGGACAAACTGTAAAGATCACCTGTACCATGTCAGGAGACAGCATCGGTAACTACTACGTGAGCTGGTACTGGCAGAAACCCGCCAGCGCCCCTGTCTATGTGTGGCATGGAAGCTATGGTATAGGTCCCGGCATTCCAAATCGATTTCTTGGTTCCGTGGACTCATCGAGCAACCGGCTACTTTTAACCATCACCAACGTGCAACTGGAGGACGCCGCTGATTATTACTGCGCTGTGGATAAAAATTATATCTTCACCTTCGGGAAAGGAACCAAACTGAACTTGAGCA GTCGGCGCGCCCCCGTGGTGTCGGTCCTCCAACCTCCAACGGAAGAAATCAGGCGAAAAGGTACGGCCACCCTGGTGTGTTTGGTGAGCGGGTTTAATCCGGGCGCTGTGAACATCGAGTGGACTGTGGACGGCAGTACGAGAAAGAATGGCGTTGTGACCAGCCGGGTCCATCAGGAGACGGACAACACGTTCAGTGCGAGCAGTTACCTGACTCTGCCAGTTTCAGTCTGGAAATCACACGAGCGTTACTCCTGTGTGGTTGAACACGAGACTCAGGCAACCCCGTTTAAGGCAAACATCGCGAGATCCAGTTGTATGTGA
- the LOC127579178 gene encoding immunoglobulin lambda-1 light chain-like, whose translation MAEMVPVLATLAFCLHAINAEIALTQSPSISTSPGGTVKITCTMSGGNIGSYYTSWYWQKPGSAPVLVWDEYNDRASGIPDRFTGSVESSSNQMYLTITNVQPEDAADYYCGVASSGILTFGKGTKLNLSKPRPPEVSIMRPSAEEIMRKSTATLVCLVSGFNPGAVDIEWTVDGSARRDGVETSRVQQDTDNTFSASSYLTLPASVWNSHELYSCVVKHETQANPLKAIVERSGCM comes from the exons ATGGCTGAAATGGTTCCGGTTCTTGCTACGCTGGCGTTCTGCTTGCACG CCATTAACGCGGAGATAGCCTTGACTCAGTCCCCATCTATCTCAACTTCGCCGGGGGGGACCGTTAAGATCACCTGTACCATGTCAGGCGGCAACATCGGGAGCTATTACACGAGCTGGTACTGGCAAAAACCCGGCAGCGCCCCCGTCCTTGTGTGGGATGAATATAACGACCGAGCCTCGGGAATTCCAGATCGGTTTACCGGTTCTGTGGAGTCGTCAAGCAACCAGATGTATTTAACCATCACCAACGTGCAGCCGGAAGATGCTGCTGATTATTACTGTGGTGTGGCGAGCTCTGGTATACTCACCTTCGGGAAAGGAACCAAACTGAATCTGAGCA aGCCGCGCCCGCCGGAGGTTTCCATCATGCGACCTTCAGCAGAAGAAATCATGAGAAAGAGCACCGCCACCCTGGTGTGTCTGGTGAGCGGGTTTAATCCGGGCGCTGTGGACATTGAGTGGACTGTGGACGGCAGTGCGAGAAGGGATGGCGTTGAGACCAGTCGGGTCCAGCAGGATACTGACAACACGTTCAGTGCGAGCAGTTACCTGACTCTGCCAGCCTCAGTCTGGAACTCACACGAGCTTTACTCCTGTGTGGTTAAACACGAGACTCAGGCAAACCCGCTCAAGGCAATCGTCGAGAGATCCGGTTGTATGTGA